A stretch of Paracoccus sp. MA DNA encodes these proteins:
- a CDS encoding glutathione S-transferase family protein, whose protein sequence is MLTLYGHPLSSYTQKVLIALYELGTDFEFRHIDLGDEGDRALMLSVEPMGRMPALREGDLVLSQSSLMIEWLDRHHPGPQRLLDPDPDASLPARQWDRFLDFQVMQMMQQIVDARIFMAEGAEERVAPFARGKLDLAYAALDRRLDGRDWIAGGFGLADCAAMPALFYAGAIHPFADHPRLTGYFERLVARPSVQRVIEGARPFYGWFPFKDGIAARFL, encoded by the coding sequence ATGCTGACGCTCTATGGCCACCCGCTGTCCTCCTATACGCAGAAGGTGCTGATCGCGCTTTACGAGCTGGGGACGGATTTCGAGTTTCGCCATATCGACCTGGGTGACGAGGGCGACCGGGCGCTGATGCTCTCGGTCGAGCCGATGGGCCGGATGCCGGCGCTGCGCGAGGGCGATCTGGTGCTGTCGCAAAGCTCGCTGATGATCGAATGGCTGGACCGGCACCATCCCGGCCCGCAGCGCCTGCTGGACCCCGACCCCGACGCCTCGCTGCCGGCGCGGCAATGGGACCGCTTCCTGGATTTCCAGGTGATGCAGATGATGCAGCAGATCGTCGATGCCCGCATCTTCATGGCCGAAGGGGCCGAGGAGCGGGTCGCGCCCTTTGCCCGCGGCAAGCTGGACCTGGCCTATGCCGCGCTCGACCGCCGTCTGGACGGGCGCGACTGGATCGCGGGCGGCTTCGGCCTGGCGGATTGCGCCGCCATGCCGGCGCTGTTCTATGCCGGCGCCATCCATCCCTTCGCGGATCATCCGCGCCTGACCGGGTATTTCGAGCGGCTGGTGGCGCGGCCCTCGGTCCAGCGGGTGATCGAGGGCGCGCGGCCCTTCTATGGCTGGTTCCCGTTCAAGGACGGGATCGCGGCGCGGTTTCTCTAG
- a CDS encoding VOC family protein, with translation MYHGKPCWFELSTARGGLDAAGTFYDKVLGWTTADSGMEGFTYHLASHGGDMIAGLMEMPEDCAEVPPFWMIYFDVDDADATAAKIKTLGGSVFREPADIPGTGRFAVVTDPQGATFGILQPAPMDPQPPVESGAWNQGKESRGNWIELMSTDPGAGFDFYAELFGWTKSTAMDMGEMGTYQLFAWQGTDIGGMMGLGDAPVPCWLPYFGVNGVDAAIARIRDGGGEVLHGPMEVPGPAFIAVARDPQGAHFAVVGPKDEMS, from the coding sequence ATGTATCACGGCAAACCCTGCTGGTTCGAGCTCTCCACTGCAAGGGGCGGACTCGACGCGGCCGGGACCTTTTATGACAAGGTGCTCGGCTGGACGACCGCCGATTCCGGGATGGAGGGTTTTACCTATCACCTGGCCAGCCATGGCGGCGACATGATCGCCGGGCTGATGGAGATGCCCGAGGACTGCGCCGAGGTGCCGCCCTTCTGGATGATCTATTTCGACGTGGACGATGCCGACGCCACGGCGGCCAAGATCAAAACGCTGGGCGGCTCGGTCTTCCGCGAGCCGGCCGACATTCCCGGCACCGGGCGGTTCGCCGTCGTCACCGACCCGCAGGGCGCCACCTTCGGCATCCTGCAGCCGGCGCCGATGGACCCCCAGCCCCCTGTCGAATCCGGGGCCTGGAACCAGGGCAAGGAAAGCCGCGGCAACTGGATCGAGCTGATGTCGACCGATCCCGGCGCGGGCTTCGACTTCTATGCCGAGCTGTTCGGCTGGACGAAGTCCACCGCCATGGACATGGGCGAGATGGGCACCTACCAGCTGTTCGCCTGGCAGGGCACCGATATCGGCGGCATGATGGGCCTGGGCGATGCGCCGGTGCCCTGCTGGCTGCCCTATTTCGGCGTGAACGGCGTCGATGCCGCCATCGCCCGCATCCGCGACGGCGGCGGCGAGGTGCTGCACGGCCCTATGGAGGTGCCGGGGCCGGCCTTCATCGCGGTGGCGCGCGACCCGCAGGGCGCGCATTTCGCCGTGGTCGGGCCCAAGGACGAAATGTCATGA
- a CDS encoding helix-turn-helix domain-containing protein, whose amino-acid sequence MTDTGKISRLRYEEGCLGAHALNFIGDRWALLVVRELMFAPKRFQMIRAGLPGVTASVLTQRLTQLVQAGVVTHDDVLGVYALTEAGRALHPVLRELCRWALVMPGHDPRKFISLSALMISISATVDRTAAAGSPLRAGFVSGKEGFEVTLSADGMPLVRAARAPAADFVLEGSGNALAAAVYGPGPVALASAGLIALRGDRSAAQQFTALFCLATQTRSRSESPEETEQAPGVSST is encoded by the coding sequence ATGACTGACACTGGCAAGATCTCGCGACTGCGCTATGAAGAAGGGTGCCTTGGCGCCCATGCGCTGAATTTCATCGGCGACCGCTGGGCGCTTCTGGTGGTGCGCGAACTGATGTTCGCGCCCAAACGCTTCCAGATGATCCGCGCCGGGCTTCCCGGCGTCACGGCCAGCGTGCTGACCCAGCGCCTGACCCAGCTGGTGCAGGCGGGGGTGGTGACGCATGACGATGTGCTGGGGGTCTACGCGCTGACCGAGGCCGGCCGGGCGCTGCATCCGGTGCTGCGCGAGCTGTGCCGCTGGGCGCTGGTGATGCCGGGGCACGATCCGCGGAAATTCATCAGCCTTTCCGCGCTGATGATCTCGATCTCGGCCACGGTGGACCGCACGGCCGCCGCCGGGTCACCGCTGCGCGCCGGCTTCGTTTCGGGCAAGGAGGGGTTCGAGGTCACGCTTTCCGCGGACGGGATGCCGCTGGTCCGGGCGGCGCGGGCGCCGGCGGCGGATTTCGTGCTGGAGGGTTCGGGCAATGCGCTGGCGGCGGCGGTCTATGGGCCGGGGCCGGTGGCGCTGGCCTCGGCCGGGCTGATCGCGCTGCGCGGCGACCGCAGCGCCGCGCAGCAGTTCACGGCGCTGTTTTGCCTGGCGACTCAGACGAGGTCCAGGAGCGAATCGCCCGAGGAGACCGAGCAGGCGCCGGGCGTTTCCTCGACCTGA
- the mnmD gene encoding tRNA (5-methylaminomethyl-2-thiouridine)(34)-methyltransferase MnmD, whose protein sequence is MDERDQSSADLDWREGAIPVSRRFDDPYFSLNGGLDETRHVFLAGNDLPARLRPGFHVAELGFGTGLNLLALAQVATVPVRFTSFEAFPMGVGELARAHAAFPELAPLAKQLRDGWPQRRLSVGLVEAEIIEADARKALPGWDGLADAWFLDGFSPAKNPELWGEALMAEVARHTAPGGTFATYTAAGHVRRALAAAGFEVTRAPGFAGKRHMSRGRL, encoded by the coding sequence ATGGATGAGCGCGACCAGAGCAGCGCCGACCTGGATTGGCGCGAGGGGGCGATTCCGGTCTCGCGCCGTTTCGACGATCCCTATTTCAGCCTGAACGGCGGGCTGGACGAGACGCGGCATGTCTTTCTGGCCGGCAATGACCTGCCGGCGCGGCTGCGGCCCGGCTTCCATGTGGCGGAACTGGGCTTCGGCACCGGGCTGAACCTGCTGGCGCTGGCGCAGGTCGCCACGGTGCCGGTCCGTTTCACCAGCTTCGAAGCCTTCCCGATGGGCGTCGGGGAACTGGCCCGGGCCCATGCCGCCTTCCCCGAGCTGGCGCCGCTGGCGAAACAGCTGCGCGACGGATGGCCGCAACGCCGCCTTTCCGTGGGCCTGGTCGAGGCCGAGATCATCGAGGCCGATGCCCGCAAGGCGCTGCCCGGCTGGGACGGCCTTGCCGATGCCTGGTTCCTGGACGGGTTTTCCCCCGCCAAGAACCCCGAGCTTTGGGGCGAGGCGCTGATGGCCGAGGTCGCCCGCCACACCGCGCCGGGCGGCACCTTCGCCACCTATACGGCAGCGGGCCATGTGCGCCGGGCGCTGGCGGCGGCGGGGTTCGAAGTCACGCGCGCGCCCGGTTTCGCGGGCAAGCGCCACATGAGCCGCGGCCGGCTCTAG
- a CDS encoding DUF4202 domain-containing protein, producing MTRLQTAFDAIDKANSADPHLDPEGRPEALLYGQRMTAEQQALYPDASEPLRIACRGQHVERFLLPRDAYPMDRAGYLAWRTEQGRRHAARIAGIMREAGYGDEDIAAAGKMLTKQGIKRDGEVQALEDVACFTFIRWYMGPFAEGRDPDELQRIVEKTARKMSAMARARALEEFAIPEPFAAAFRA from the coding sequence ATGACCCGCCTTCAGACCGCTTTCGACGCCATCGACAAGGCCAATTCCGCCGATCCGCACCTGGACCCCGAGGGCCGGCCCGAGGCGCTGCTCTACGGCCAGCGCATGACGGCCGAACAGCAGGCGCTCTATCCCGACGCCTCCGAGCCTCTGCGCATCGCCTGCCGCGGCCAGCATGTCGAGCGTTTCCTGCTGCCCCGCGACGCCTATCCGATGGACCGCGCCGGCTATCTGGCCTGGCGCACCGAACAGGGCCGCCGCCACGCCGCCCGCATCGCCGGCATCATGCGCGAGGCCGGCTATGGCGACGAGGACATCGCGGCAGCCGGGAAGATGCTGACCAAGCAGGGCATCAAGCGCGACGGCGAGGTGCAGGCGCTGGAAGACGTGGCCTGCTTCACCTTCATCCGCTGGTATATGGGCCCCTTCGCCGAGGGCCGCGACCCGGACGAGCTGCAGCGCATCGTGGAAAAGACCGCGCGCAAGATGTCCGCCATGGCCCGCGCCCGGGCACTGGAGGAATTCGCCATCCCCGAGCCCTTCGCCGCCGCCTTCCGTGCGTAA
- a CDS encoding glutathione S-transferase family protein, which yields MTFVITTYDWVPPFAVGYVRDLRIRWACEEAGLPYEIETTSVREKTPQHFARQPFGQVPILRDGELSLFESGAILLYLGERSEALMPREAAARAETQQWLVAALNSLEPAVMAMVLARIFDQDARAEELALPRLHERLGQLVPVLEGRDFIAAGRFTIADLLLADVLRVVDSVGELAAHPELSAYMNRITTRPAFRRAHAAQLAHFAQAA from the coding sequence ATGACATTCGTGATCACCACCTATGACTGGGTGCCGCCCTTTGCCGTCGGCTATGTCCGCGACCTGCGCATCCGCTGGGCCTGCGAGGAAGCCGGCCTGCCCTATGAAATCGAGACCACCAGCGTGCGCGAAAAGACCCCGCAGCATTTCGCCCGCCAACCCTTCGGGCAGGTGCCGATCCTGCGGGACGGCGAACTGTCGCTGTTCGAAAGCGGCGCGATCCTGCTCTATCTCGGCGAACGCTCCGAGGCGCTGATGCCGCGCGAGGCCGCCGCGCGGGCCGAAACGCAGCAATGGCTGGTCGCCGCGCTCAACAGCCTTGAGCCGGCGGTGATGGCCATGGTGCTGGCGCGGATCTTCGATCAGGACGCAAGGGCCGAGGAACTGGCCCTGCCGCGCCTGCACGAGCGTCTGGGGCAGCTGGTCCCGGTGCTGGAAGGGCGGGACTTCATCGCCGCCGGCCGCTTCACCATCGCCGACCTCCTGCTGGCCGATGTGCTGCGCGTGGTGGACAGCGTCGGCGAACTGGCCGCCCATCCGGAGCTTTCCGCCTACATGAACCGCATCACCACCCGCCCGGCCTTCCGGCGCGCCCATGCCGCGCAGCTCGCGCATTTCGCGCAGGCCGCGTGA
- a CDS encoding DUF1428 domain-containing protein — MTYYSGFLLPVPTANKQKYIDMAQGAWSMFKRYGALRMVEAWGVDVPRGKVNDFYMSTQAKDDETVVFSWIEWPDKATADAGFEKMMSDPEMQGPPEMPFDGMRMMWGGFEPIVDEKA, encoded by the coding sequence ATGACCTACTACTCCGGTTTCCTGCTGCCGGTTCCGACGGCGAACAAGCAGAAATACATCGACATGGCCCAGGGGGCCTGGTCCATGTTCAAGCGTTACGGTGCGCTGCGCATGGTCGAGGCATGGGGGGTGGACGTGCCCCGCGGCAAGGTCAACGATTTCTACATGTCCACCCAGGCCAAGGACGACGAGACCGTGGTGTTCTCGTGGATCGAATGGCCCGACAAGGCGACCGCGGATGCGGGCTTCGAAAAGATGATGTCCGACCCCGAGATGCAGGGGCCGCCCGAGATGCCCTTCGACGGCATGCGGATGATGTGGGGCGGCTTCGAGCCCATCGTGGACGAGAAAGCCTGA
- a CDS encoding sirohydrochlorin chelatase: protein MRNVLIVAHGQPGDPAPQQQAIEALAARIHVPAAQVRGATLAMPGALDRADDETLIYPLFMASGWFTRSELPRRLRLAGAPNARILPPFGSDPRLPALCLALVVKAAEAQGWRLAETHLLIAAHGSGRSRAPSEAAREMAAALAPHAAATSCGFIEEAPFIAEAARDLPAQAICLPLFATRADHVTDDLPAALADAGFRGLLLPPVGLAPDVPAMIAESIKAALSERP from the coding sequence GTGCGTAACGTCCTTATCGTCGCCCATGGCCAGCCCGGCGACCCCGCCCCGCAGCAGCAGGCCATCGAGGCGCTGGCCGCCCGCATCCATGTCCCCGCTGCGCAGGTCAGGGGCGCGACGCTGGCCATGCCCGGCGCGCTGGACCGCGCCGATGACGAGACGCTGATCTATCCGCTGTTCATGGCATCGGGCTGGTTCACCCGCAGCGAACTGCCCCGCCGCCTGCGGCTGGCCGGCGCGCCGAATGCCCGCATCCTGCCGCCCTTCGGCAGCGATCCGCGCCTGCCGGCGCTCTGCCTCGCGCTGGTCGTGAAGGCGGCCGAGGCGCAAGGCTGGCGGCTGGCCGAAACCCATCTGCTGATCGCCGCCCATGGCTCGGGCCGTTCGCGCGCACCCTCCGAAGCGGCGCGCGAGATGGCCGCCGCCCTCGCCCCCCATGCCGCCGCGACAAGTTGCGGCTTCATCGAGGAAGCGCCCTTCATCGCCGAGGCCGCCCGCGACCTGCCCGCGCAGGCGATCTGCCTGCCGCTTTTCGCCACCCGGGCGGATCACGTCACCGACGACCTGCCCGCGGCGCTGGCCGATGCAGGCTTTCGCGGCCTCCTCCTGCCCCCGGTGGGCCTCGCGCCGGATGTTCCGGCGATGATCGCCGAAAGCATCAAGGCCGCCCTGTCCGAGCGGCCCTGA
- a CDS encoding NnrU family protein, whose product MEWGEFILALAAFLGSHVIPARFREPLVAALGRRGYLIGYSLLSLALLYWLILAAGRAPHVELWPQWGWMRWLVNIAMPVAVLAAAVGGMAGLMAGFALWGGAHLVANGDLAHVILFGLLLAYALFGLAVGLRRGVALRWTWPRLALAVLVWLALFHLHPLVIGVSPRP is encoded by the coding sequence ATGGAATGGGGCGAATTCATCCTGGCGCTGGCAGCCTTCCTGGGCTCGCATGTGATCCCGGCGCGGTTCCGCGAGCCGCTGGTCGCGGCGCTGGGGCGGCGGGGCTATCTCATCGGCTACAGCCTGCTGTCGCTGGCGCTGCTTTACTGGCTGATCCTGGCGGCGGGGCGGGCGCCCCATGTCGAGCTGTGGCCGCAATGGGGCTGGATGCGCTGGCTGGTGAATATCGCCATGCCCGTCGCGGTGCTGGCGGCGGCGGTGGGCGGCATGGCGGGGCTGATGGCGGGCTTTGCGCTGTGGGGCGGCGCGCATCTGGTCGCGAATGGCGACCTGGCGCATGTGATCCTGTTCGGCCTGCTTCTGGCCTATGCGCTGTTCGGGCTGGCGGTCGGCTTGCGCCGCGGCGTGGCGCTGCGCTGGACCTGGCCGCGGCTGGCCCTGGCGGTGCTGGTCTGGCTGGCGCTGTTCCACCTGCATCCGCTGGTGATCGGGGTCAGTCCCCGGCCTTAG
- a CDS encoding YceI family protein, whose amino-acid sequence MIRASLIALALWAAPAAAQEVTPESIPRGQQDYHAAAAGAYRLDPAHSAVQARVPHMGFSVSVFRFGTVSGQLDWNPDDPAQSRLEAEVEIASVMTPVAGFAEILTGPDYLDSAANPTARFTADSFTAESPTKGTVSGQLTLLGKTQPATFEVTLIGAGKGYTGDEAGNPIIRDLIGIHARTEIDPQAHGMNEFFTDPITIEIDAEFARQE is encoded by the coding sequence ATGATCCGCGCATCCCTGATCGCGCTCGCCCTCTGGGCCGCACCCGCTGCGGCCCAGGAGGTGACACCAGAGAGCATCCCCCGCGGCCAGCAGGACTATCATGCCGCAGCCGCCGGGGCCTATCGCCTGGACCCGGCGCATTCGGCGGTGCAGGCCCGCGTGCCGCATATGGGCTTTTCGGTCAGCGTCTTCCGCTTCGGCACCGTCTCGGGCCAGCTCGACTGGAACCCGGACGACCCGGCGCAAAGCCGGCTGGAAGCCGAGGTCGAGATCGCCTCGGTCATGACCCCGGTCGCGGGCTTTGCCGAGATCCTGACCGGCCCGGACTATCTGGACAGCGCGGCGAACCCCACCGCGCGCTTCACCGCTGACAGCTTCACGGCGGAAAGCCCGACCAAGGGCACGGTTTCGGGCCAGCTGACCCTGCTGGGCAAGACCCAGCCCGCGACATTCGAGGTGACGCTGATCGGCGCGGGCAAGGGCTATACCGGCGACGAAGCCGGCAATCCGATCATCCGCGACCTGATCGGCATCCATGCCCGGACCGAGATCGACCCGCAGGCCCATGGCATGAACGAATTCTTCACCGATCCGATCACCATCGAAATCGACGCCGAGTTCGCCCGGCAGGAGTAA
- a CDS encoding valine--tRNA ligase: MAMDKNFDAGTAEARIAREWAASNAFAAGANAKPGAESFSVVIPPPNVTGSLHIGHALNNTLQDILVRWHRMRGFDTLWQPGQDHAGIATQMVVERRMAERQEPNRREIGREAFLQKVWAWKQESGHTIVEQLKRLGASCDWSRNAFTMSGAPGAPAGEEGNFHDAVIKVFVDMYEKGLIYRGKRLVNWDPHFETAISDLEVENREVPGHMWHFKYPLAGGETYEYVERDADGNVTLREMRDYISIATTRPETMLGDGAVAVHPDDARYAPIVGKLCEIPVGPKEHRRLIPIITDEYPDPDFGSGAVKITGAHDFNDYAVAMRNGIPLYALMDGKGQMRADGLSYEESAEIATRAARGEDVGDVSNVNLVPEELRGLDRYEARARVVEAITEEGLAVTYLHKSIDKETGAEHLERRPLVDAKPIMQPFGDRSGVVIEPMLTDQWFVDTAKIVGPALEAVRSGQTRILPEQHEKVYFHWLENIEPWTISRQLWWGHQIPVWYGLDLRLEGQVEDDHDGVLDEVEIFALLEEGLVHRDEIHHAAPSFAEVAEQFRDSIAELPVPLEMARVVEVADREAAVDAFAQGLADYNLTQDPTKLVYPVWRDPDVLDTWFSSGLWPIGTLGWPEDTAELRRYFPTSVLVTGFDIIFFWVARMMMMQLAVVGQVPFRTVYVHGLVRDEKGAKMSKSKGNVIDPLTLIDEYGADALRFTLTSMAAMGRDPKLGPKHVEANRNFVTKIWNATRFAEMNGVRGGVARPQPRHVVNRWIIGEVARIRQATDEALETFRFNDAATGLYAFVWGKVCDWYVEFSKPLFDGEYGEETRATMGWVLDQCYTMLHPIMPFVTEELWALTGDRQRMLVHGDWPEYGPELIDAEADRQMNWVIQLIEAIRSARAQIGVPAGARPDLIVTEADDAARAALAANAPLIERLARVNAPAEGAMGPGMISVAALGASFALPVGEMIDVTAETARLEKAAGKAEKDASGLRGRLGNPKFVENAEPEVIEETREKLAALEDDLARIRAALAQLAAM, translated from the coding sequence ATGGCCATGGACAAGAATTTCGACGCCGGGACCGCCGAGGCGCGGATCGCGCGGGAATGGGCGGCAAGCAATGCCTTCGCCGCGGGCGCCAATGCGAAGCCGGGGGCGGAAAGCTTCTCGGTGGTGATCCCGCCCCCGAACGTGACCGGCAGCCTGCATATCGGCCACGCGCTGAACAACACGCTGCAGGACATCTTGGTGCGCTGGCACCGGATGCGCGGCTTTGACACGCTCTGGCAGCCGGGGCAGGATCATGCCGGCATCGCCACGCAGATGGTGGTCGAGCGCCGCATGGCCGAGCGGCAGGAACCCAACCGCCGCGAGATCGGGCGCGAAGCCTTCCTGCAGAAGGTCTGGGCCTGGAAGCAGGAATCCGGCCATACCATCGTCGAGCAGCTGAAACGCCTGGGCGCTTCCTGCGACTGGTCCAGGAATGCCTTCACCATGTCCGGCGCCCCCGGCGCCCCCGCGGGCGAAGAGGGCAATTTCCACGATGCCGTCATCAAGGTCTTCGTGGACATGTATGAGAAGGGCCTGATCTATCGCGGCAAGCGGCTGGTCAACTGGGACCCGCATTTCGAGACCGCGATTTCCGACCTCGAGGTCGAGAACCGCGAGGTTCCCGGCCATATGTGGCATTTCAAATATCCGCTGGCCGGCGGCGAGACCTATGAATATGTCGAGCGCGACGCCGACGGCAACGTCACCCTGCGCGAGATGCGGGACTATATCAGCATCGCCACCACCCGGCCCGAGACCATGCTGGGCGACGGCGCGGTCGCGGTCCATCCGGACGACGCCCGCTATGCCCCCATCGTCGGCAAGCTGTGCGAGATCCCGGTCGGACCCAAGGAACACCGCCGCCTGATTCCGATCATCACCGACGAATATCCCGACCCGGATTTCGGCTCGGGCGCGGTCAAGATCACCGGCGCGCACGACTTCAACGACTATGCCGTCGCCATGCGCAACGGCATCCCGCTTTACGCGCTGATGGACGGCAAGGGCCAGATGCGCGCCGACGGGCTGAGCTACGAGGAAAGCGCCGAGATCGCTACCCGCGCGGCACGGGGCGAGGATGTGGGCGACGTCTCGAACGTGAACCTGGTGCCCGAGGAATTGCGCGGCCTCGACCGCTACGAGGCGCGGGCGCGGGTGGTCGAGGCGATCACCGAGGAAGGGCTGGCGGTCACCTATCTGCACAAGTCCATCGACAAAGAGACCGGCGCCGAGCATCTGGAACGCCGGCCGCTGGTCGATGCCAAGCCGATCATGCAGCCCTTCGGCGACCGCTCGGGCGTGGTGATCGAGCCGATGCTGACCGACCAGTGGTTCGTGGACACCGCCAAGATCGTCGGCCCGGCGCTGGAAGCGGTGCGCTCGGGCCAGACCCGCATCCTGCCCGAGCAGCATGAAAAGGTCTATTTCCACTGGCTGGAGAATATCGAGCCCTGGACCATCAGCCGGCAGCTGTGGTGGGGCCACCAGATCCCGGTCTGGTACGGCCTCGACCTGCGGCTGGAGGGCCAGGTCGAGGACGACCATGACGGCGTGCTGGACGAGGTCGAGATCTTCGCCCTGCTGGAAGAAGGGCTGGTGCATCGCGACGAGATCCACCACGCCGCCCCGAGCTTTGCCGAGGTGGCCGAACAGTTCCGCGATTCCATCGCCGAACTGCCGGTGCCGCTGGAAATGGCCCGGGTGGTCGAGGTCGCCGACCGCGAGGCGGCGGTGGATGCCTTCGCCCAGGGGCTGGCCGATTACAACCTGACCCAGGACCCGACGAAGCTGGTCTATCCGGTCTGGCGCGACCCGGATGTGCTGGACACCTGGTTTTCCTCGGGGCTCTGGCCCATCGGCACGCTGGGCTGGCCCGAGGATACGGCCGAGCTGCGCAGGTATTTCCCGACCTCGGTGCTGGTGACCGGCTTCGACATCATCTTCTTCTGGGTGGCCCGGATGATGATGATGCAGCTGGCCGTGGTCGGGCAGGTGCCGTTCCGCACCGTCTATGTGCATGGGCTGGTGCGCGACGAAAAGGGCGCCAAGATGTCGAAGTCGAAAGGCAACGTCATCGACCCGCTGACCCTGATCGACGAATACGGCGCCGACGCGCTGCGCTTTACCCTGACCAGCATGGCCGCCATGGGCCGCGACCCCAAGCTGGGGCCGAAGCATGTCGAGGCGAACCGCAATTTCGTCACCAAGATCTGGAACGCCACCCGCTTTGCCGAAATGAACGGCGTGCGCGGCGGCGTGGCGCGGCCCCAGCCGCGGCATGTGGTGAACCGCTGGATCATCGGCGAGGTCGCCCGCATCCGGCAGGCCACCGACGAGGCGCTGGAAACGTTCCGCTTCAACGACGCCGCGACCGGGCTTTACGCCTTCGTCTGGGGCAAGGTCTGCGACTGGTATGTCGAGTTCTCCAAGCCCCTGTTCGACGGCGAATATGGCGAGGAAACCCGGGCCACCATGGGCTGGGTTCTGGACCAGTGCTACACGATGCTGCACCCGATCATGCCCTTCGTCACCGAGGAGCTCTGGGCGCTGACCGGGGATCGCCAGCGGATGCTGGTGCATGGCGACTGGCCGGAATACGGGCCCGAGCTGATCGACGCCGAGGCCGACCGGCAGATGAACTGGGTGATCCAGCTCATCGAGGCCATCCGCTCGGCCCGCGCCCAGATCGGCGTGCCGGCCGGCGCCCGTCCCGACCTGATCGTGACCGAGGCCGACGATGCGGCGCGGGCGGCGCTGGCCGCCAACGCGCCGCTGATCGAGCGGCTGGCGCGGGTGAACGCGCCTGCCGAGGGTGCCATGGGGCCGGGCATGATCTCGGTCGCGGCACTGGGGGCGAGCTTCGCGCTGCCGGTGGGCGAGATGATCGACGTGACGGCCGAAACGGCACGGCTGGAAAAGGCGGCGGGGAAGGCCGAGAAGGACGCCTCGGGCCTGCGCGGGCGGCTGGGCAATCCGAAATTCGTCGAGAATGCCGAGCCCGAGGTGATCGAGGAGACGCGCGAGAAGCTTGCCGCGCTGGAGGACGACCTGGCCCGCATCCGCGCGGCGCTGGCGCAGCTGGCGGCAATGTGA
- a CDS encoding FAD-binding oxidoreductase, whose protein sequence is MASEITVAGAGIFGLACAWELARRGARVRVFEAERIGAGASGGHVGALAPHAPENWNAKKQVQLEALVAAAGWWTEVAAAGGIDPGYARHGRIQPVPEGAAPRMAERIAAARAHWPDWAGMELTDKPQGTLVPASPSGLWLVDRLTARISPRRACAALAAAIRALGGEIAEGRPAPDAPAIWATGVAGLAPFGGSGVKGQSALLAFAAPDAPQVFADGVHVVPHADGTVAIGSTSERDAMDTGTDAQLEALIDKARALCPALGDAPVLDRWAGIRPRARSRAPLVGPWPGRPGHYVANGGFKIGLAMAPACAVLLADLILDGRDRIPEGFRVPEPKAGD, encoded by the coding sequence ATGGCAAGCGAAATCACGGTGGCGGGTGCGGGCATCTTCGGCCTTGCCTGCGCATGGGAACTGGCGCGGCGCGGCGCCCGCGTGCGGGTGTTCGAGGCCGAGCGGATCGGCGCCGGCGCCTCGGGCGGGCATGTCGGCGCGCTGGCCCCGCATGCGCCGGAAAACTGGAACGCCAAGAAGCAGGTGCAGCTGGAGGCGCTGGTCGCGGCGGCCGGTTGGTGGACCGAGGTGGCGGCGGCGGGCGGCATCGACCCCGGCTATGCCCGCCATGGCCGCATCCAGCCGGTGCCCGAAGGGGCCGCGCCGCGCATGGCCGAGCGCATCGCCGCCGCCCGCGCGCATTGGCCCGACTGGGCCGGGATGGAACTGACCGACAAGCCGCAGGGGACGCTGGTGCCGGCCTCGCCCTCGGGCCTGTGGCTGGTGGACCGGCTGACGGCGCGGATCAGCCCGCGCCGGGCCTGCGCCGCGCTGGCCGCCGCGATCCGCGCCCTGGGCGGCGAGATCGCCGAGGGGCGGCCTGCCCCCGATGCCCCGGCGATCTGGGCCACCGGCGTCGCGGGGCTTGCGCCCTTCGGCGGCAGCGGCGTCAAGGGCCAGTCGGCGCTGCTGGCTTTCGCCGCCCCCGACGCGCCGCAGGTCTTTGCCGATGGGGTCCATGTCGTGCCCCATGCCGACGGCACGGTGGCCATCGGCTCGACCTCGGAACGCGACGCCATGGACACCGGCACCGACGCGCAGCTGGAGGCGTTGATCGACAAGGCGCGCGCGCTGTGCCCGGCGCTTGGCGATGCGCCGGTCCTGGACCGCTGGGCCGGCATCCGGCCGCGCGCCCGCTCTCGTGCGCCGCTGGTCGGACCATGGCCCGGACGGCCCGGCCATTACGTCGCGAATGGTGGCTTCAAGATCGGCCTGGCCATGGCGCCGGCCTGCGCGGTCCTGCTGGCGGACCTGATCCTCGACGGGCGCGACCGCATCCCCGAGGGCTTCAGGGTGCCCGAGCCTAAGGCCGGGGACTGA